The genomic window GTAGtccagatgatgaagagcatCAAGCTTCTTGCGTGGGGTCCAGCCTTTATGGACAAGATCAGTCACATTCGTAATGACAAGGAGCTCGCAACACTTTGCAGGGTGGGCAAACTTCAAGCACTATCTGGCTTCATCGGTGCGGCAGCCCCATTCATCCTTGCATGTGCAGCGTTCTCAGCATACGTCTTAGTCCAGGCCAGCCCGCTGACAACGGATGTTGTGTTCCCTGCCTTTGCATTATTCCATTTGTTGACGCCCCCCCTGGCTATCCTTCCCACGGCGATTTCTTCCGTTACGGAGGCAAGTGTTGCAGTAACTCGGCTAAGCGCCTTTATTACCGCTGATGAGGTCCAAGAGAACGCTGCTGTTCACAACGGCACGGTTACGCAAACCGGTGCAGAATCGGTTGCTATGCGCGAAGCAACCTTCACATAGGACACACAACAGACCAACCCGGCTATTGAAGAAGTCAACTTCACGGCTCGTGCGGGTGAGCTCTGCTGCGTTGTTGGCCGCATTGGGAGTGGCAAGTCTGCGTTGATCCACGCCATTCTCGGCAGCCTTCACAAAGTAAAAGGTACAGTGGCGGTTCATGGTTCGGTAGCATATATGACACAAGACACATGGCTACTGAATGCCACGATACGAGACGACATAACGTTTGGCCATGAATGGGACGCTGGGTTCTACGAGAACACTGTGAAGGCGTGTGAATTAGTCAGCGACTTTGTCCAATTCCCAAACGGGGACCTGACTGAGGTTGGAGATCGAGGTATTATGTTGAGTGGCGGGCAGAAAGCGCGTCTATCCCTGGCCAGGGCAATATACTCTAGAGCAGATATATAATTGCTGGATGATCCTTTAGCGGCAGTGGACCAGCACGTCGCCAGACATCTGGTCGACAATGTAATTGGACGCCATGACCTCCTTCAAGGAAGAACAAGAATTGTCGTCACGAACTCTGAGGCTGCCCTGGCCGAGTCAGACGCAGTTGTCTTGCTTCAGTCTGGCAGAATCGCGGAAAGGGGTACCGGCACACAAACCATGGAGGCGATGAGAGATTTCAACGATGTTGAAGGAAAGTTTGGTACCCTACATGATGAAGATAAAGTCAATATGTCTGCCGATGTGTCAAGCACCGGAAAGCTACAGGTTATAAGCAATATTCAGGGACTGACAACAATGCGCCAAGTGGCTTCCCAAGAGGCAGATCCGAGTACAGCTCACCGCGCAGACGATGAACGTCGCCGAGGTCTTCCAAGAAGACGCATTGACGTGGAATCCGAGCCAATCATACGCACAGAACGCTCAAAACAAGGCCTTGTGGGATGGAAGGTGTATGGTGATTACGCAAAGTCGAATGGTCTTGTCTTTGTCTGTCTATATGTTGTTGCTCTCATCGGCTCCCAAGCAGCTGAAATAGGTATGTGCATTTTTGCATGTGTTGTGTTGTTTCACTCTATAGGGAAAGAGCAAGTACAGTCGCTGTGTCAGGGCCATGGAGAGAGGAGAGAACTAAAAAGGCGCACTTATAAGCTGAGTATCGAGGATATTCGGTCAAGTGCCGCTATTGCTGGATCGTTTTGCTCCATAAACCTGATATTCGTCGTGACGCGCTAAGTTCTGTCGCTGATAACCAAACATGGAGTAATATCTGGCTCAAACACTGGAGCGAGACGAACAACGATATCGGGGAGAATCCGCAAGTCGCAAAGTTCATTGGTGTATATGTTGCATTTGGACGTGGTTCAGCTGTCCTTGTTTTTGTACAGAGTATGATACTTTGGTTGGCCTGCTCCATCAAGGTACGACGCGCACCAATGGTGTTTGAAACACTGACGCAGGAACTGCCCAGGCTAACAAACCGACAGGCCTCACGCACCCTCCATGAGCGGATGGTGTTTGCAGTTTTTAGATCTCCCATGAGCTTCTTTGAGCAGACCCCAGCCGGTCAAATCCTGAGTCGATTCACTAGGACGTGGAAACCAAGACCGTGGCCACCTCATACTAGACACAGTAGACCTGTGTATCCATTTTCTTGCGTCATTTACAGCTGACGGGATGTCTTGTAGTGACATATATCGTATCGACGAGTCCCTTGCCAGACAGTTCAACGCGTTGTTTGTTAGTGCTGCGAGAGGTTTCTTTATTCTTGGCGTAATTGCCTTGGGAAGCCCACTCTTTGTGGTGTTCATCATCCCACTCGTGCTtttatatacatacatgcagcGATATTACTTGGGAGCCAAGCGAGAACTCAAGCGCTTAGATAGCACGAGCCGCAGTCCCGTTTTTGCCCACTTTCAAGAGACCCTTGGGGGTGTTGCAACTATTTGTGCCTACGGAGCACAGGAACGATTTATCCGAGAAAATGAACGTCGAGTCGACGCAAACATGAATGCCTATATTCCGTCGATAAAAG from Metarhizium brunneum chromosome 2, complete sequence includes these protein-coding regions:
- the YCF1 gene encoding Metal resistance protein YCF1, which produces MTFGYRNRLTENDLWELAESENTRAAAKTFQDSWSVELVGKRAPSIWKTLFHGFGRAYVQAILFKVWADIFSLMQPQLLHFLISFVQSRGNLTNGVTLALAMFLVSVVQSLCLHQCFQRLSYTGVKVKAALISTIYVKSLRLSNGARASKSTGGIVNLMAVDSQRLQDCIQFSQHTWSAPLQIVLSVHAGRSSLVLVMIPINKTTTVAIKALQKQQMKNKDARSKIITEVVQMMKSIKLLAWGPAFMDKISHIRNDKELATLCRVGKLQALSGFIGAAAPFILACAAFSAYVLVQASPLTTDVVFPAFALFHLLTPPLAILPTAISSVTEASVAVTRLSAFITADEVQENAAVHNGTDTQQTNPAIEEVNFTARAGELCCVVGRIGSGKSALIHAILGSLHKVKGTVAVHGSVAYMTQDTWLLNATIRDDITFGHEWDAGFYENTVKACELVSDFVQFPNGDLTEVGDRAAVDQHVARHLVDNVIGRHDLLQGRTRIVVTNSEAALAESDAVVLLQSGRIAERGTGTQTMEAMRDFNDVEGKFGTLHDEDKVNMSADVSSTGKLQVISNIQGLTTMRQVASQEADPSTAHRADDERRRGLPRRRIDVESEPIIRTERSKQGLVGWKVYGDYAKSNGLVFVCLYVVALIGSQAAEIAEYRGYSVKCRYCWIVLLHKPDIRRDALSSVADNQTWSNIWLKHWSETNNDIGENPQVAKFIGVYVAFGRGSAVLVFVQSMILWLACSIKASRTLHERMVFAVFRSPMSFFEQTPAGQILSRFTRTWKPRPDIYRIDESLARQFNALFVSAARGFFILGVIALGSPLFVVFIIPLVLLYTYMQRYYLGAKRELKRLDSTSRSPVFAHFQETLGGVATICAYGAQERFIRENERRVDANMNAYIPSIKANRWLGFRLEFVGSVVILLAAGFAVAGVAFRSGQSEGMAGLTISYALQITQCLGSLVRATGEVETNIVSVERVLEFPGLPSEAPDVLESHRPPGSWPAQGAVKFVNYSTRYRPELDPVLRNINLDKRAKEKIGIVGRTGAGKSSLVLSLFRIVEPALGSVHIDDLNASSVGLLGLRRRVSIIPQDSALFEGTIRDDLDPDKAHDDTELWVALELAQLKGHVAGMCGDLDAKVYEGGSNLSQSQKQLISLARALLKPSTILVLDEATAAVDVGTDMIIQKTLRDNESGHRTIITVAHRIHTVIDSDRVVVLDDGEIIEADTPAALIEQKGAFYQLGREAGLAE